The nucleotide sequence GCAAAAACAAATGCGTTATCAAATAGATGACGAAAATTCTTTTTCTATTTTTAGACGGCAGCAAAAGATTCTAAAAAGCTTTTTAAAAGTGATCAGTAAAAAACGGAATCTGATCAAAACGACACAGCTGTTGAAAAAATATCCAGGTCTGCTTCACACGTCTATTCAATTTCCTCAATTGATTACGATGATCCATCGTTTTATACGTATGCAACAGCTACCATCTAAGAAGCTGTTTCTTCCATTGACGGACACATTTCGAGTAGTCAACAGAGAAGATAAAAAGAAAGTGATTGTGATTGACTTTACCAGAAATCGGAATGTCCTTCACCAAGTTGCAATGGAAAAGGCCAATTAAGGCTTTTTCTTTTTGGATTTTTTTGTCATAATAAATATTAGATGATGGAGGAGATAATATGATGCAAACATGGTTAGAAAGGCTAATACGATTTCAGCAGAACTATCACAAACTTATGCAGGGAAGATATGCGAAATTTGATCAGTTGAATCGCGGTCTATTGATCGCTGCGCTTGTCTTTAGTTTGCTAAGTCGTTGGTTGCCCTATAGAATCGGACAATTGTTGTTCATCGTCTTTTTCGGATGGATGATATTTCGTTTCCTATCAAAAAAAATCTACCCCAGACTAAATGAGAATCAACGTTATTTGAAATATCTTGATAGAGTCAAAGAAAAATATCATCAGATAAAAAACAAAAAGCAAGTCAAAATGGATCGAAAAAGTTATACTTTTTTTGAGTGCCCGAATTGTCATCAAAAGCAGCGTGCACCTAAAGGAAAAGGACGAATACGTGTGACATGCAAAACATGTGGTATAAAATTCGAAACGAATGTTTAAGGGAGAAAAGAATGAAATTAGTATTATTACGTCATGGCGAAAGCGAAGCAAATTTTGAAAATTACTGGACAGGATGGCTAGATGTCGCCTTAACAGAAAAAGGAAAAGAACAAGCAGCAGTTGCCGGTCAAAAAATGCTTGAAGCCGGACTTCAATTCGATGCCGTTTATACCTCTGTTTTGAAACGTGCGATTCTTACCGGACAAGTCGCACTAGAAGAAATGGGTCAGTTATGGCTTCCTATAATAAAAACATGGCGTCTAAATGAACGGCATTATGGGGATCTTGTGGGTAAAAACAAAGATAAGATGAAAGAAATATACGGAAAAGATCAAGTAAAAACATGGCGCAGAGGATATACGGAAGTTCCGCCGTTAACCGCAGAAAATAGATTTGACCGCAGATATGATCACTTGGATCCGCATTTGATCCCATACGGAGAAAGTCTGGAAATGACAGTGAATCGGATCATTCCCTTATGGCAAGATCATCTAGCACCAAAACTAAAAGATCGGCAAGATTTACTAGTTGTGGGTCATGGTAATAGCATCCGAGCACTGACAAAATATTTAGAAGATGTTCCTGAAGATCAAATGGATACGATCGATATCCCAAATGCACAACCAATCCAGTATACATTAGCAGATGATTTGACAATTCTGGACAAAAAAATACTTTAAAGAACACCTTTATCTAAAAGTGAGAGATAGAAAAAAGAAGCAAAGGAATGGAACAAAAGGAACATGAAAAATTATATATGGGACTTTGATGGTACATTGTTTGATACGTATCCCGCAATGGTAGATGGTGCATGGCAAGCACTAAAAGATTTTGGTATCAGTATGGACAAAAAAGAAATCTACTTCAAAATGAAAAAGTATTCTACTAGTTATTTGATCAATGAATCAAACTTGAATGCCAGAGAGTTTAATGAATTATTTCACCGATATGAAAAAGAAAGTACGGAAGTTTCCCGTCCATTTCCAGAAACGAAACAAGTACTGGAAATGCTAAAAGACAACGGCGGTCGTCATTTCATCCTGACCCACCGTTTGACAGAATCAACATGGGGCCTGTTAAAAGAACATCGATTGGCACATCTGATTGAGGAAGTAGTAGGGATCGATCAGGACTTTCCTCGTAAACCTGATCCAGCATCTTTAAATTATTTGATCGATACTTTTCATTTAGAAAGAACAGACACGATGATGATCGGCGATCGTCGTTTAGATATCGAAGCAGGGAAAAATGCAGGAGTCGCTACTTGTCTTTACGACATCGATCATTTTCTGGGTGAGATCCCGGCAGATTATGTGGTAGGAAATCTGAATGAAATCCTTACCTTGCAGAGCATCATTAAAAAGTAGTATCCCCTTTCAAAGGAGATATGTTATAATTTTCATAAAGGAGTGATAAAATTATATGGAAATCAGAAGACAAAAAGAAGTTGTAGAAGCATTTCATTATGATATGAGATTGCCGAACCAAGAAGTAGAAACAGATTTGAAAGTAGGCTTCTCGCCTTTAAAAGAAACGATCGAAAACTATCCGAAAGAACATAGCATCGTAGGAGCACGCTTAGAGTTCCGTTTAGTGTTTGATACATATGTTTTATCTGGAAGTGTGAGTCAGATCAATCATATCCTCAATCGGAAAATTGAAGGTCAAAATGATGTCACACAAGAAGAAGTGGACGAGCTAGTAGCACCGTTATTCGATATCGTACGCCGAATGTCTTATGAGGTGACAGAGATCGCCTTAGATCAGCCTGGGGTAAAATTGAATTTTCAATCAGAAAAACAAGAATAGACAGTAAAAACATACCTGCGATAGATTAAAGCTATCACAGGTATGTTTTTTTATTACTAATTGTAAGCAAAAAGAATGTCATTTCGATAAAAATCGTCTAAAATATAAAAGTCACTGAAAAAAATTTTTTCAGGAGGATGGTTGAAGAATCATTCTCGGGAACCTTTACTTCCTTCGATGGACTTGTCATTAATAATATGAGGAGGAGAAAAATGACAACACTCATCACAGTTTTAGTGGTTCTAGTTTTTGCGGCATTATTATATGTGTTCTATCGTATGCAAAAGCGCCATACAAAATTTTCAACACGCGTCTTTACAGCATTAGGAGTTGGTATCGTCTTTGGCGGTCTGCTTCAATTGATCTTTGGTGTAGACGACAAAGTCGTTACTCAATCAATGGAATGGATCGGGATTGTAGGTCAAGGATATGTATCATTCTTGCAAATGCTAGTTATGCCTTTAGTGTTTATTTCGATCATTGGTGCATTCACAAAAATGAAAGTTTCTGAAAAGCTAGGGAAAATTAGTGCGACTGTATTGACTTCTTTACTTGGAACAACAGCTATTGCAGCATTGATCGGAATTGGTTCAACAATGCTGTTCGGACTCCAAGGAGCTAAATTCACACAAGGAGCTGCAGAAACAGCACGAATCTCTGAACTGGCAACACGTCAGGAAACAGTTGAAAACTTATCGATTCCACAGCAGATTTTATCCTTTATCCCTAAAAACGTTTTTGCTGATTTAGCAGGTAGTCGTGCAACAAGTACGATTGGAGTCGTTATTTTCGCGGCATTTGTCGGAATCGCTTATCTAGGCGTGAAAAGAAAAGCGCCAAAAGAAGCAGCATTCTTTTCAGATTTAGTCGACAGTCTGTATAAAATCATTATGCGGATCGTGACGCTTGTTTTGCGTTTGACACCTTATGGAGTATTTGCTTTGATGACAAACGTTTTGGCAACAAGTGATTTTGCAGCTATCGTCAATTTAGGTAAATTTGTCGTTGCTTCTTACGTAGCATTGCTTGCTGTTTTGATTGTCCACTCACTGATTTTGATTGGTGCAAAAGTCAATCCAATCAACTATTTCAAAAAAGCCTTTCCGGTATTGAGCTTTGCGTTTACTTCACGTTCAAGTGCTGGAGCTTTGCCATTGAATATCGAGACTCAGACAAAAGCTTTAGGAGTAGATGATGCAACAGCTAATTTCTCAGCAAGTTTTGGTTTGTCTATTGGACAAAACGGCTGTGCTGGCGTTTATCCAGCTATGTTGGCAACGATCGTCGCACCAGCAGCTGGAGTGAATGTCTTTAGTTTGGAATTTATTTTGATGCTTGTGGCAATTGTAACAATCAGTTCTTTTGGTGTAGCTGGAGTCGGTGGGGGCGCAACATTTGCTTCACTGATCGTTTTAGGGGCAATGAACTTGCCAGTAGCAATCGTTGGGTTAGTTATCTCTGTTGAACCATTAATCGATATGGCACGTACAGCAGTAAACGTCAGCGGTAGCATGGTAGCTGGTATCGTGACAAGTGCACGCATCAAAGATTTAGATCGCGATGTCATCAATGATGATTCTAAAGTGATCGATGTGAATGCATAGTCAAAAAGAGGTTGTGATAGAAGTGGTCAGCTTTAAGAAATAAGAAGAAGTTTCCTAAAAATAGTTTCTCAAATTTTTGTGAAATTTCGGCTTATTTCCGAGAAGCTACTTCTGAAACACCGTGAATAAGAGGTTGTGAAAAAGCTGCCCTGCATCAAGTAATAAGAACAGCCAAACAAAAATAGTTCCTCATATTTTACGTTTGGTTGAGCTTATTACCGCAGATGCAAGCTTTTGAACACCGTTTACCAGAGGTTGTGACTTGTTTTTAGTCACGACCTCTTTTTTTATTTATTCCATATAAATACACATTATTTATTCCGAAAAGTGAAAGCGTAAATAACAAAAACAACCAACTTATTTATTATTAAAGAAAAGCGTATTTAAGTAGGACGATTCTGTTGAGAGCTTTCGTAGATTTTCCCATTTTCCTATGGTAAACTGACAAAGTTGAGAATGTTAGAACAGATCGTTTAGGAGGAAACAGATGTTTACGAATGAAATAAAAATCATGCTTTATGTGGACGATGTAGAAAAAAATGCAACGTTTTGGAGAGCAGTTGGCTTTGCGGAAAAAGATCGTCAAGAAATGGATGGGACGCTTATAATTGAAGTAGGAGTTGAGGACAGTCAAACCTCATTTCTGTTATATGATCGAGCATTTGTTGAGTCCCATTCACCTGGCACAGCTACTAGTGCCCCATCTTTGATGTTTTACAGTAAAGATATCTTTGGACTATATAAAAAAATGCAGACGCAATCAGTCACATTAGGTGATATGGTACAGCTTGGAGAAGAATATGTCTTTAACTTTGCTGATCCCGATGGCAACTACTTTGCGGTTACAGGTAAATAATAGAAATAAAGACTTTGTTTTTCTGTGCGAAACAGGAAAGCGAAGTCTTTTTAATTCAAATAATAATATTATGTAAACAAAAAACTTTCCATGCGTAATTATACACAAGCAAATAAATCGTCAAATGCGAACGCCTTCTTTATACTGTTTAGGAACGAAAAGAAGGAAGGAAGAAATACATGGATTATCAAGTACTGCTTTATTACAATTATACAAAAATCGAAGAACCAGAGGAATTTGCCAAAAATCATTTAGCCTTTTGCAAATCTTTGGATCTTAAAGGTCGTATTCTAGTAGCTGAAGAAGGAATAAATGGTACTGTGTCTGGAACCGTTGAAAACACGACTGCCTATATGAAAGCAATGAAAGCTGATCCTCGATTTGCTGATACGATGTTCAAGATCGATCCAAGCGAAGGACATGCCTTTAAGAAGATGTTTGTAAGATACCGTCCAGAGCTTGTAAGTTTAAAGCTAGAAGAGGACATTGATCCAAACCAAGTGACAGGTGCCTATCTTTCACCGCAAGAATTTAAAGAAGCTATTTTAGATGAACAGACAGTGGTGATTGATGCACGGAATGATTATGAATATGACTTGGGACATTTTCGAGGGGCTGTACGCCCAGATATACGCAGTTTTCGAGAGCTTCCAGACTGGATCCGCGAGCACAAAGAAGAATTTATGGAAAAACGGGTAGTGACCTACTGTACTGGTGGCATTCGTTGCGAGAAGTTTTCTGGTTGGCTTGTCCGTGAAGGATTCAAAGATGTCGGACAGCTGCATGGCGGTATTGCTACTTATGGTAAGGATCCTGAAGTCCAAGGAGAATTATGGGACGGCAAGATGTATGTGTTTGATGAACGGATCGCTGTCGATATCAACCAAGTAGATAAACAAATCGTCGGTCGCGACTGGTTTGACGGAACACCATGTGAACGATATATCAATTGTAGCAATCCTGAGTGCAATCGTCAGATTCTTGCTTCCATTGAAAATGAAGAAAAACATTTAGGAGCATGTAGCATAGAGTGTGCGAAACATCCGCGCAATCGCTATGTTCA is from Enterococcus faecium and encodes:
- a CDS encoding DUF1149 family protein; this translates as MEIRRQKEVVEAFHYDMRLPNQEVETDLKVGFSPLKETIENYPKEHSIVGARLEFRLVFDTYVLSGSVSQINHILNRKIEGQNDVTQEEVDELVAPLFDIVRRMSYEVTEIALDQPGVKLNFQSEKQE
- a CDS encoding transcriptional regulator is translated as MNFLVVLKDTLIERSTFLYVQLQENKTLLHFSPEFHLEGLTLGEIYQAEGLSAVLHFFKVELELPVKDYIELSLESWDRAVVELFPEGLMIDTNDGKIHLTAAELQKQMRYQIDDENSFSIFRRQQKILKSFLKVISKKRNLIKTTQLLKKYPGLLHTSIQFPQLITMIHRFIRMQQLPSKKLFLPLTDTFRVVNREDKKKVIVIDFTRNRNVLHQVAMEKAN
- a CDS encoding rhodanese-related sulfurtransferase, with amino-acid sequence MDYQVLLYYNYTKIEEPEEFAKNHLAFCKSLDLKGRILVAEEGINGTVSGTVENTTAYMKAMKADPRFADTMFKIDPSEGHAFKKMFVRYRPELVSLKLEEDIDPNQVTGAYLSPQEFKEAILDEQTVVIDARNDYEYDLGHFRGAVRPDIRSFRELPDWIREHKEEFMEKRVVTYCTGGIRCEKFSGWLVREGFKDVGQLHGGIATYGKDPEVQGELWDGKMYVFDERIAVDINQVDKQIVGRDWFDGTPCERYINCSNPECNRQILASIENEEKHLGACSIECAKHPRNRYVQDHGISPEEAELRFTALIK
- a CDS encoding HAD-IA family hydrolase yields the protein MKNYIWDFDGTLFDTYPAMVDGAWQALKDFGISMDKKEIYFKMKKYSTSYLINESNLNAREFNELFHRYEKESTEVSRPFPETKQVLEMLKDNGGRHFILTHRLTESTWGLLKEHRLAHLIEEVVGIDQDFPRKPDPASLNYLIDTFHLERTDTMMIGDRRLDIEAGKNAGVATCLYDIDHFLGEIPADYVVGNLNEILTLQSIIKK
- a CDS encoding 2,3-bisphosphoglycerate-dependent phosphoglycerate mutase, which translates into the protein MKLVLLRHGESEANFENYWTGWLDVALTEKGKEQAAVAGQKMLEAGLQFDAVYTSVLKRAILTGQVALEEMGQLWLPIIKTWRLNERHYGDLVGKNKDKMKEIYGKDQVKTWRRGYTEVPPLTAENRFDRRYDHLDPHLIPYGESLEMTVNRIIPLWQDHLAPKLKDRQDLLVVGHGNSIRALTKYLEDVPEDQMDTIDIPNAQPIQYTLADDLTILDKKIL
- a CDS encoding lactoylglutathione lyase → MFTNEIKIMLYVDDVEKNATFWRAVGFAEKDRQEMDGTLIIEVGVEDSQTSFLLYDRAFVESHSPGTATSAPSLMFYSKDIFGLYKKMQTQSVTLGDMVQLGEEYVFNFADPDGNYFAVTGK
- a CDS encoding L-cystine transporter, translated to MTTLITVLVVLVFAALLYVFYRMQKRHTKFSTRVFTALGVGIVFGGLLQLIFGVDDKVVTQSMEWIGIVGQGYVSFLQMLVMPLVFISIIGAFTKMKVSEKLGKISATVLTSLLGTTAIAALIGIGSTMLFGLQGAKFTQGAAETARISELATRQETVENLSIPQQILSFIPKNVFADLAGSRATSTIGVVIFAAFVGIAYLGVKRKAPKEAAFFSDLVDSLYKIIMRIVTLVLRLTPYGVFALMTNVLATSDFAAIVNLGKFVVASYVALLAVLIVHSLILIGAKVNPINYFKKAFPVLSFAFTSRSSAGALPLNIETQTKALGVDDATANFSASFGLSIGQNGCAGVYPAMLATIVAPAAGVNVFSLEFILMLVAIVTISSFGVAGVGGGATFASLIVLGAMNLPVAIVGLVISVEPLIDMARTAVNVSGSMVAGIVTSARIKDLDRDVINDDSKVIDVNA